The following proteins are co-located in the Apium graveolens cultivar Ventura chromosome 5, ASM990537v1, whole genome shotgun sequence genome:
- the LOC141660381 gene encoding uncharacterized protein LOC141660381: MLKLLPNIDFVDALDIFSRVFKLKLDQLLDLIKKKNYFGKCIGVIHVIEFQKRGLPHVHMLIWLSPESRPNSIEKVDRLVFAEIPDKNSDPITYGTVKNYMMHGPCGKDLNTSPCMMKGKCMRHFPKRFNGNNYFNDYGFPVYRRRNTGRVINKKGINPDNQHVVPYNRDLMLRFQCHINLEICNSLRSLKYLFKYCLKGHDTATMMLKKKSNKSGNEQTTRFVKNLDEKTAKWKLRQIGDVVGRLAEVHATTAMPTQIRAMFVNILANYSVSDPLALWEKHWPSLLDDVLYMRRKISDNIHLTLSEYEIQNYVLAEIEKLLNDVGKSLRDFHMMPFPDQRFFHTFVNHLIVEETNCNKEELRLNHEKAHKNLNARQLDVYNAVIDNVNKNKGGMFFVYKSGGCGSGIAATLLPSGRIAHSRFKIPLKLDQSSISGIKHGTDIAELMQHTSLIIWDEALIQYRYAFEAVDRSLRDIIAVVDVERGKRPFSGIIVVFGGDI, from the exons ATGCTTAAATTGTTGCCCAATATTGATTTTGTTGATGCATTGGATATTTTTTCTCGCGTGTTTAAGCTGAAGCTTGATCAGCTATTAGATTTGATTAAAAAGAAGAACTACTTTGGAAAGTGTATAGGAG TTATACATGTAATTGAATTCCAGAAACGTGGTTTGCCACACGTGCATATGCTAATCTGGCTGAGCCCTGAAAGCAGACCTAATTCTATTGAAAAGGTTGACCGGTTGGTTTTTGCTGAGATACCAGATAAGAATTCTGATCCAATAACATATGGAACTGTTAAAAACTACATGATGCATGGACCCTGTGGTAAAGACTTAAACACATCTCCATGTATGATGAAAGGAAAATGCATGCGTCATTTCCCAAAGAG ATTTAATGGTAATAACTATTTTAACGATTACGGTTTTCCAGTTTATCGGAGGCGTAACACTGGTAGAGTTATCAACAAAAAAGGGATCAACCCTGACAATCAACATGTAGTTCCATACAATCGAGATCTTATGTTGCGGTTTCAGTGTCATATAAATCTGGAAATTTGCAACAGTTTAAGATCATTGAAATATCTCTTTAAGTACTGTTTGAAGGGTCATGACACTGCTACAATGATGTTGAAGAAGAAAAGTAACAAATCAGGGAATGAACAAACTACAAGATTCGTGAAGAATTTGGATGAG AAAACTGCTAAATGGAAGCTTAGACAAATAGGTGATGTGGTTGGGAGGTTAGCAGAGGTTCATGCAACAACTG CTATGCCAACCCAAATTCGGGCTATGTTTGTTAACATCCTGGCAAATTATTCTGTATCTGATCCGCTTGCGCTATGGGAAAAACACTGGCCATCATTGTTAGACGATGTTCTTTATATGAGGCGCAAGATTTCAGATAACATTCATTTAACATTGTCTGAGTATGAAATCCAAAACTATGTTTTAGCAG AGATTGAAAAGTTGTTAAATGATGTTGGTAAGTCCTTAAGAGATTTTCATATGATGCCATTTCCTGACCAACGATTTTTTCACACTTTTGTCAATCATCTCATTGTTGAGGAAACTAACTGCAATAAAGAAGAATTGAGACTTAATCACGAAAAAGCTCATAAAAATCTGAATGCAAGGCAGTTGGATGTATATAATGCAGTTATTGATAATGTAAACAAAAATAAAGGTGGAATGTTTTTTGTTTACAAGAGCGGTGGATGTG GCTCCGGAATTGCTGCTACACTTCTTCCTAGTGGCCGAATAGctcattctaggtttaaaatacCGCTTAAATTAGATCAGAGTTCTATTTCTGGAATAAAACATGGTACAGACATTGCAGAGTTGATGCAGCACACAAGTCTTATAATATGGGATGAAGCTCTAATACAGTATCGCTATGCATTTGAAGCCGTAGACAGAAGCTTGCGAGACATAATAGCTGTCGTTGATGTAGAACGAGGAAAAAGACCATTTAGTGGTATTATAGTTGTTTTTGGTGGTGATATTTGA